A DNA window from Candidatus Deferrimicrobiaceae bacterium contains the following coding sequences:
- the ybgF gene encoding tol-pal system protein YbgF, with protein MITLRKIASILCLAGFAAAGGCAVADTGSFVRLQEEVEGLKQEMAAAKRATAAAPAPAIQPPEGQAVLRANPEEILALRKDLADLTNSLDGVKSELRAADTRIDENKVDVQKEISRLNGKTDEGAIVLQEIKAKAGKIGEVDRRLASLEERLEKVLPPSSRGAAQAAPATPQEWKSAEDMYDYALGTLKGGDAGRARSVFEAFLSKYPGHKLTPNVYYWRGESYYTEKDHENAIIAFQDVIDKFPSSEKAADAMYKQGLSFLALNDKKNAKTLFDLLLSKHPKSPVAEKARLKLSEIK; from the coding sequence ATGATCACGCTCCGGAAGATCGCTTCCATCCTCTGCCTTGCGGGTTTCGCGGCAGCGGGCGGTTGCGCCGTCGCAGACACGGGTTCATTTGTCCGTCTCCAGGAAGAGGTCGAAGGGCTCAAGCAGGAGATGGCCGCCGCCAAGCGCGCGACCGCAGCGGCGCCCGCTCCCGCCATCCAGCCTCCAGAGGGGCAGGCGGTGCTTCGGGCCAACCCCGAGGAGATCCTGGCGCTCCGCAAGGACCTCGCCGACCTCACCAACTCGCTCGACGGCGTCAAGTCCGAGTTGCGCGCCGCCGACACCCGGATCGACGAGAACAAGGTCGACGTCCAAAAGGAGATCAGCCGCCTCAACGGCAAGACCGACGAAGGCGCCATCGTCCTCCAGGAGATCAAGGCGAAGGCCGGCAAGATCGGTGAGGTCGACCGTCGCCTGGCATCGCTCGAGGAGCGCCTCGAGAAGGTGCTGCCGCCATCGAGTCGCGGCGCGGCGCAGGCGGCGCCCGCGACCCCGCAGGAATGGAAAAGCGCTGAGGATATGTACGACTATGCCCTCGGGACCCTCAAGGGGGGCGACGCCGGGCGCGCGCGTTCCGTGTTCGAAGCCTTCCTCTCGAAATATCCCGGCCACAAGCTGACGCCCAACGTCTATTACTGGCGGGGCGAGAGCTACTACACCGAGAAAGACCACGAGAACGCGATCATCGCCTTCCAGGACGTCATCGACAAGTTCCCGTCCTCCGAGAAGGCGGCCGATGCGATGTACAAGCAGGGGCTTTCATTCCTGGCTCTCAACGACAAGAAAAACGCGAAGACGCTGTTCGACCTGCTGCTCTCGAAGCACCCGAAATCGCCCGTCGCCGAAAAGGCGCGCCTGAAGCTGTCCGAAATCAAATAA
- a CDS encoding methylenetetrahydrofolate reductase — MIGKAKTGMETFEQKIIARRFIVTLECNPPKGGDLSPVLTRLAPFAGRIDAINVTDSPMAKARMSAIAASAVIERRTGIETIFNFTCRDRNLIALHADLLGAHALDLRNVLCVTGDPTSLGDWKEARGVFEFNSGGLLKLVRALNAGTDHAGKALPAGGSMLFPGAVCCPSALSVETEIRETVRKAEAGACYFLSQPVFDAPEARAFREATLAAGVTAPIVFGVMPLKSLAFARYLDENVPGIRIPAPVLDRLSSVPESEAAAEGIRIASGLARELGEFAAGVHIMPTGPLESAVAILDALAR; from the coding sequence ATGATCGGAAAGGCCAAGACCGGAATGGAGACGTTCGAACAGAAAATAATCGCACGCCGATTCATCGTTACGCTCGAATGCAACCCCCCGAAAGGCGGCGATCTCTCGCCCGTTTTGACCCGACTCGCCCCCTTCGCCGGACGCATCGATGCGATCAACGTGACCGACAGCCCGATGGCGAAGGCCCGGATGAGCGCGATCGCGGCTTCTGCCGTCATCGAGCGCCGGACGGGCATCGAAACCATCTTCAACTTCACCTGCCGCGACCGGAACCTGATCGCGCTTCACGCCGACCTGCTCGGGGCGCATGCGCTTGACTTGCGCAACGTCCTGTGCGTCACGGGCGACCCCACTTCCCTCGGCGACTGGAAAGAGGCGCGGGGGGTGTTCGAGTTCAACTCCGGCGGACTGCTCAAGCTGGTGCGCGCGCTGAACGCCGGCACCGACCATGCGGGGAAGGCGCTACCGGCGGGCGGCTCGATGCTCTTCCCGGGGGCGGTCTGCTGCCCTTCCGCCCTGTCGGTCGAGACCGAGATCCGCGAAACGGTCCGGAAAGCGGAGGCAGGCGCCTGCTACTTCCTCTCTCAGCCCGTCTTCGACGCCCCGGAAGCGCGCGCCTTCCGCGAAGCGACGCTGGCCGCGGGTGTGACGGCCCCGATCGTGTTCGGCGTGATGCCGCTGAAAAGCCTCGCCTTCGCAAGATACCTCGACGAGAACGTCCCCGGGATCCGGATCCCGGCCCCGGTACTCGACCGCCTCTCCTCCGTCCCGGAATCCGAAGCGGCGGCCGAGGGGATCCGGATCGCCTCGGGGCTCGCGCGCGAGCTGGGCGAATTCGCCGCCGGCGTCCACATCATGCCCACCGGCCCCCTCGAATCCGCCGTCGCCATCCTAGACGCCCTGGCGCGCTAA
- the gcvH gene encoding glycine cleavage system protein GcvH, protein MDDQSVRFSEEHVWVLDMGDCARVGLSDYAQEQLGEIVAFTATEVGLLLEPGDPLGEVESQKTVVELPCPVTGTVRAINDEVVEDPSIINVDPYGKGWLIEIELNDPSEIDHLMTSEEYDEFNED, encoded by the coding sequence ATGGATGATCAAAGCGTTCGGTTTTCCGAAGAGCATGTATGGGTGCTCGACATGGGTGATTGTGCCCGGGTCGGGCTTTCCGACTACGCCCAGGAGCAGTTGGGCGAGATCGTCGCTTTCACGGCGACCGAGGTCGGGCTTCTCCTCGAACCCGGCGATCCGCTGGGCGAGGTCGAGTCCCAGAAGACCGTCGTCGAGTTGCCCTGCCCCGTCACCGGCACGGTGCGGGCGATCAACGACGAAGTCGTCGAGGACCCGTCCATCATCAACGTCGATCCCTACGGCAAGGGATGGCTGATCGAGATCGAACTGAACGACCCCTCCGAGATCGACCACCTGATGACGTCCGAAGAGTACGACGAGTTCAACGAAGACTAG
- a CDS encoding citrate (Si)-synthase, with product MGLKETLAQKITDWRPRTQKLVKEFGKVKIDEVTIDQCIGGARDIRSLVTDISYLDPQEGIRFRGKTIPETFEALPKAPGSKYPTVESFWYFLLTGEIPTAAQVAEVVAEFKTRQVVPEYVFKAVRAMPAESHPMVMLSAGLLMMQKDSKFAAFYNSGKFNKMTAWESVYEDATDIVARIPILAAFIYNLKYRGDKQIAIDPTLDMGANFAHMIGQSETYKDVARMYFILHSDHESGNVSAHTTHLVHSALSDPYYSYSAGLNGLAGPLHGLANQEVLDWTIKFQEKYCKGVEPTKELITKALWDTLNAGQVIPGYGHAVLRKTDPRYMAQREFCLSTPGLKDDALFKLVSMIFEVAPGVLTEHGKTKNPWPNVDAQSGVIQYYYGLKEWDFYTVLFGVGRALGCMANITWDRGLGYAIERPKSVTTPMLEKWAAEGGRKLA from the coding sequence ATGGGCCTGAAGGAAACGTTGGCACAGAAGATCACGGATTGGCGTCCCCGCACACAGAAGCTGGTGAAGGAGTTCGGCAAGGTCAAGATCGACGAGGTCACGATCGACCAGTGCATCGGTGGTGCGCGCGACATTCGCAGTTTGGTCACCGACATCTCCTACCTCGACCCGCAGGAAGGCATCCGCTTCCGCGGCAAGACCATCCCCGAGACGTTCGAAGCGCTGCCGAAGGCGCCCGGCTCCAAGTACCCGACCGTCGAGTCGTTCTGGTACTTCCTGCTGACGGGCGAGATCCCGACCGCCGCGCAGGTCGCAGAAGTCGTCGCCGAGTTCAAGACGCGCCAGGTCGTTCCCGAATACGTGTTCAAGGCCGTCCGTGCGATGCCCGCCGAAAGCCACCCGATGGTCATGCTGTCCGCCGGCCTCTTGATGATGCAGAAGGATTCCAAGTTCGCCGCCTTCTACAACTCCGGCAAGTTCAACAAGATGACCGCGTGGGAATCCGTCTATGAAGACGCCACCGACATCGTTGCCCGCATCCCGATCCTCGCGGCGTTCATCTACAACCTGAAGTACCGTGGCGACAAGCAGATCGCGATCGACCCGACGCTTGACATGGGCGCCAACTTCGCCCACATGATCGGCCAGAGCGAGACCTACAAGGACGTGGCCCGGATGTACTTCATCCTCCACTCCGATCACGAGTCGGGCAACGTTTCCGCCCACACGACCCACCTGGTCCACTCGGCGCTTTCCGATCCCTACTATTCCTACTCGGCCGGCCTCAACGGTCTCGCGGGTCCGCTCCACGGCCTGGCCAACCAGGAAGTGCTCGACTGGACCATCAAGTTCCAGGAGAAGTACTGCAAGGGCGTCGAGCCCACGAAGGAACTCATCACGAAGGCGCTGTGGGATACGCTCAACGCCGGCCAGGTCATCCCGGGCTACGGCCACGCCGTGCTCCGCAAGACCGACCCCCGCTACATGGCGCAGCGCGAGTTCTGCCTCAGCACCCCCGGCCTCAAGGACGATGCGCTGTTCAAGCTGGTTTCCATGATCTTCGAAGTCGCCCCGGGCGTCCTCACCGAGCACGGCAAGACCAAGAACCCGTGGCCGAACGTCGATGCGCAGTCGGGCGTCATCCAGTACTACTACGGCCTCAAGGAATGGGACTTCTACACCGTCCTGTTCGGCGTCGGCCGCGCGTTGGGCTGCATGGCCAACATCACGTGGGACCGCGGTCTCGGCTACGCGATCGAGCGCCCGAAGTCCGTCACCACGCCGATGCTCGAGAAGTGGGCTGCCGAAGGCGGCCGCAAGCTGGCGTAA
- a CDS encoding transcriptional repressor, with protein sequence MEPNALKKSRNTRQRTVILDILRQTRSHPSAEAIYREARKKLPNISLGTVYRNLGFLRDQGMVKEIRAAISTGSRFEAAIPPHAHFHCCHCDLVVDIPLPETLYDFGWECSEHISSINELELHVIGACAGCAPSPMHAGA encoded by the coding sequence GTGGAACCGAATGCCCTGAAAAAATCACGCAACACTCGGCAGCGGACGGTCATTCTCGATATCCTTCGGCAGACCCGTTCCCATCCTTCCGCCGAGGCAATCTATCGCGAGGCGCGCAAGAAGCTTCCGAACATCAGCCTCGGCACGGTCTACCGCAACCTCGGCTTTCTGCGCGATCAGGGCATGGTCAAGGAGATCCGGGCGGCCATCTCCACCGGCTCCCGCTTCGAGGCGGCGATTCCCCCGCACGCCCATTTCCACTGCTGCCATTGCGACCTCGTGGTCGATATTCCCCTACCCGAAACGCTGTACGATTTCGGATGGGAATGCAGCGAGCACATCTCTTCGATCAACGAACTCGAGCTGCACGTAATCGGCGCCTGCGCCGGCTGCGCTCCCTCCCCGATGCACGCCGGGGCCTGA
- the tolQ gene encoding protein TolQ, translating to MFSFTLAAAAMPVTTAGMFDTEVFKHVMLAGPIVKLILLMLVLSSVVSWAVIFMKFKLFKGIEVQQRVFRKSFDDSKMSSLYEQVDSFERTPMSEVFRRGYVELTRIQRGRTEPGSPFPLENIGRTMRIAINEEIEQMESYLPFLATVGSASPFIGLFGTVWGIMNAFTGIAASGNATLSTVAPGIAEALVATAAGLAAAIPSVMAYNYFVNRVRLIATTLDGMAADFVNLVERKIERN from the coding sequence ATGTTTTCCTTCACCTTGGCTGCGGCGGCGATGCCCGTCACGACGGCCGGCATGTTCGACACCGAAGTGTTCAAGCACGTCATGCTCGCGGGGCCTATCGTCAAGCTGATCCTCTTGATGCTCGTCCTCTCGTCCGTCGTCTCCTGGGCCGTCATTTTCATGAAGTTCAAGCTGTTCAAGGGGATCGAAGTCCAGCAGCGCGTGTTCCGCAAGAGCTTCGACGACTCGAAGATGTCGTCCCTCTACGAGCAGGTCGACTCGTTCGAACGCACCCCGATGAGCGAGGTTTTCCGCCGCGGCTATGTCGAGCTGACGCGCATTCAGCGAGGCCGCACCGAGCCGGGGTCGCCGTTCCCGCTCGAGAACATCGGCCGGACCATGCGCATCGCCATCAACGAAGAGATCGAGCAGATGGAAAGCTACCTGCCTTTCCTGGCGACTGTCGGCAGCGCCAGCCCGTTCATCGGCCTCTTCGGCACCGTCTGGGGCATCATGAACGCCTTCACCGGCATCGCCGCTAGCGGTAACGCCACGCTGTCCACCGTCGCCCCCGGTATCGCCGAGGCGCTCGTCGCCACCGCGGCCGGCCTCGCGGCCGCTATCCCGTCGGTCATGGCCTACAACTATTTCGTCAATCGCGTCCGCCTGATCGCCACGACGCTCGACGGCATGGCCGCCGACTTCGTCAACCTGGTCGAACGCAAGATCGAGCGGAACTGA
- the pal gene encoding peptidoglycan-associated lipoprotein Pal, protein MRNSWVILLLTLLLAASVGCAKKQTVRGGDEASGAAGTAGVGGAAGQGANGGSDAISSETLKGEAGTKTARNGAGGGKNGTGAVGSDNRLAMAEAQAGVGATQEKASPFQDILFEFDQSSIRDDAKPILAGIAAYMSKNKVGMLIIEGHCDSRGTAEYNMALGERRAESAKKYLAALGVNSTALQTVSYGKEKPAVQGETEEAWARNRRGHFLVR, encoded by the coding sequence ATGAGAAACAGCTGGGTTATCCTGCTTTTGACGTTATTGCTGGCTGCGTCCGTCGGTTGCGCGAAGAAGCAGACCGTTCGCGGAGGCGACGAGGCGTCCGGGGCGGCCGGCACGGCGGGCGTCGGCGGAGCGGCGGGGCAGGGCGCCAACGGCGGGTCCGACGCCATCTCGAGCGAGACGCTGAAGGGCGAGGCCGGCACCAAGACCGCGCGCAACGGGGCCGGCGGCGGGAAGAACGGCACCGGCGCCGTGGGTTCCGACAACCGCCTGGCGATGGCCGAAGCCCAGGCCGGCGTCGGCGCGACCCAGGAAAAGGCCTCACCGTTCCAGGACATCCTGTTCGAGTTCGACCAGTCCTCCATCCGCGACGACGCCAAGCCCATCCTGGCGGGAATCGCCGCCTACATGTCCAAGAACAAAGTGGGGATGCTCATCATCGAGGGGCATTGCGACTCCCGCGGCACCGCCGAATACAACATGGCGCTCGGCGAGCGGCGTGCGGAATCGGCCAAGAAATACCTCGCGGCGCTCGGGGTCAATTCGACCGCGCTGCAGACGGTCTCTTATGGCAAGGAAAAGCCGGCCGTGCAGGGCGAGACCGAAGAGGCGTGGGCCAGGAACCGCCGCGGTCATTTCCTGGTGCGCTAA
- a CDS encoding cytochrome c3 family protein — MSPSNTRRATRRIGLAALLAFGLAMLPAVAMAVSNDDCFGCHSEKSMSASDAGLKEGGPAAIKRDVPESPVITFQVDKDKFAKSVHAGMSCTDCHTDIGGALPHTAHLKQVDCSGCHAEAAKVFSQSRHVVLHAGVNAANPPRCADCHGAHDILKAKDDNSHVSFKNVSKTCMRCHGATEAARRSGIPIPGAGKMYAQSVHYKKLLAGDTSVPTCVSCHGSHDVKDRLDPASPVFRSNVPKTCGQCHDTGDWAQSIHGTSFERGVPDAPGCIDCHGDHNIRGKEGKVTIAAIVSEKACPSCHGADKMAAKYGVSVEKVKGYQDSFHGLSEALGDARVATCADCHTGHKVYPESDARSSINDNNLKVTCGKCHPGVNDFVAQGNIHVGPGGTGAWIKDFVKKLYFVLILGTIGGMAAHNGLDFFRKMRIRYLARRNAPGYFERLNKPERLQHFLTLSTFITLVITGFALKYKWSLPFASDAVNSIGRGLLHRTAAVIMIFASLSHVWYIITTERGRKQFYQMLPAPKDLRDIFDMMQFYLGIKDHGPRCGRFSYIEKMEYLALLWGTIVMIVTGFMLWFATAALKHLPMWALDIATLIHYYEAILATLAIIVWHFYYVFINPDFSPMAFTWLDGKLSMEQMEHEHPLELEEVQGKKPGSSHH, encoded by the coding sequence ATGTCCCCCAGTAACACGAGGCGCGCAACGCGTCGCATCGGACTGGCCGCCCTGCTCGCGTTCGGCCTGGCCATGCTGCCCGCCGTCGCGATGGCGGTCAGCAACGACGATTGTTTCGGCTGCCACAGCGAAAAGAGCATGTCGGCTTCCGATGCGGGGCTGAAGGAGGGCGGGCCCGCGGCGATCAAGCGCGACGTCCCCGAGAGCCCCGTCATCACCTTCCAGGTCGACAAGGACAAGTTCGCCAAGTCCGTCCACGCCGGCATGTCGTGCACCGACTGCCACACCGACATCGGCGGCGCGCTGCCCCACACGGCGCACCTCAAGCAGGTCGACTGCTCCGGCTGCCATGCCGAAGCCGCGAAGGTGTTCTCCCAGAGCCGTCACGTCGTGCTGCACGCCGGCGTCAACGCAGCCAACCCGCCGCGCTGCGCCGACTGCCACGGCGCCCACGACATCCTCAAGGCCAAGGACGACAATTCGCACGTCAGCTTCAAGAACGTGTCCAAGACCTGCATGCGTTGCCACGGCGCCACCGAGGCGGCGCGGCGCTCCGGCATCCCGATCCCGGGCGCCGGCAAGATGTACGCGCAGAGTGTCCATTACAAGAAGCTGCTCGCGGGCGACACCTCGGTTCCCACCTGCGTGTCGTGCCACGGGTCCCATGACGTGAAGGACCGCCTCGACCCGGCCTCGCCGGTCTTCCGCTCCAACGTTCCCAAGACGTGCGGCCAGTGCCACGACACCGGCGACTGGGCCCAGAGCATCCACGGCACCTCGTTCGAACGCGGCGTTCCCGACGCGCCGGGCTGCATCGACTGCCACGGCGACCACAACATCAGGGGCAAGGAAGGCAAGGTCACCATCGCCGCCATCGTCTCCGAGAAGGCTTGCCCCTCGTGCCACGGCGCCGACAAGATGGCCGCCAAGTACGGCGTATCGGTCGAGAAGGTCAAGGGCTACCAGGACAGCTTCCACGGCCTTTCCGAAGCGCTCGGCGACGCCCGCGTCGCCACCTGCGCCGACTGCCACACCGGCCACAAGGTCTATCCCGAGAGCGACGCCCGTTCCTCGATCAACGACAACAACCTCAAGGTCACCTGCGGGAAGTGCCACCCCGGCGTCAACGACTTCGTCGCCCAGGGCAACATCCACGTCGGCCCCGGCGGCACCGGCGCCTGGATCAAGGACTTCGTCAAGAAGCTCTACTTCGTGCTGATCCTCGGCACCATCGGCGGCATGGCGGCGCACAACGGCCTCGACTTCTTCCGCAAGATGCGCATCCGCTACCTGGCCCGGCGCAACGCCCCCGGCTACTTCGAGCGGCTCAACAAGCCCGAGCGGCTGCAGCATTTCCTGACGCTGTCGACGTTCATCACGCTGGTCATCACCGGCTTCGCCCTGAAATACAAGTGGTCGCTGCCGTTCGCCTCCGACGCGGTCAACTCGATCGGCCGCGGCCTGCTTCACAGGACGGCCGCCGTCATCATGATCTTCGCCTCGCTTTCGCACGTGTGGTACATCATCACGACCGAGCGCGGCCGCAAGCAGTTCTACCAGATGCTGCCGGCGCCCAAGGATCTGCGCGACATCTTCGACATGATGCAGTTCTACCTCGGCATCAAGGACCACGGTCCGCGCTGCGGCCGCTTCAGCTACATCGAGAAGATGGAATACCTCGCGCTGCTGTGGGGCACCATCGTCATGATCGTCACCGGCTTCATGCTCTGGTTCGCCACCGCGGCGCTCAAGCACCTGCCGATGTGGGCACTCGACATCGCGACGCTGATCCACTACTACGAGGCGATCCTGGCCACGCTGGCCATCATCGTCTGGCACTTCTACTATGTGTTCATCAACCCCGACTTCTCGCCGATGGCCTTCACCTGGCTCGACGGGAAGCTGTCGATGGAGCAGATGGAGCACGAGCACCCGCTCGAGCTCGAAGAGGTCCAGGGCAAGAAGCCCGGCTCCTCGCACCACTGA
- a CDS encoding PhoH family protein yields MIKNFVLDTNVLLHDPTAIFKFQDNQVIIPIMVIEELDHFKKDLNMLGRNARTVSKIIDRLRLEGNLAIGVPLENGGTLRVAFGGDGEALLPAELHGTKEDNHILAVALSVRGLEMDVPVVVISKDTNLRIKADALGLAAEDFENDRVEIEELYKGYQEREASKSTIDAFYASGEIAAEPPAFFPNEYVVYRDSVTQASALGRYDGPNNRIKLLPAMKEEIWGIRPKNKEQHFALDILLDDSVKLVTLAGKAGTGKTLLAIAAGLRKITDEEVYSRMLVSRPVLPMGKDIGFLPGDLEEKLKPWMQPIFDNVEYLFGSNKDKRSRQGQGGQAQGIRGYQELINMGILEIEALTYIRGRSIPNQFIIIDEAQNLTLHEVKTILTRAGENSKVVLTGDPYQIDNPFVDSASNGLSCAVERFKGEQMAGHVLLVKGERSPLAELAANLL; encoded by the coding sequence ATGATCAAGAATTTCGTGCTGGACACCAATGTCCTGCTGCACGACCCCACCGCCATTTTCAAATTCCAGGATAACCAGGTCATCATTCCGATCATGGTGATCGAAGAGCTCGATCACTTCAAAAAAGATCTCAACATGCTGGGGCGGAACGCCCGCACCGTCTCCAAGATCATCGACCGGCTGCGCCTCGAGGGGAATCTGGCGATCGGGGTCCCGCTCGAGAACGGAGGCACCCTCCGTGTCGCGTTCGGCGGGGATGGCGAGGCGCTGCTGCCGGCCGAGCTCCACGGCACCAAGGAGGACAACCACATCCTCGCGGTCGCGCTGAGCGTCCGGGGCCTCGAGATGGACGTTCCCGTGGTGGTCATCTCCAAGGACACCAACCTGCGGATCAAGGCCGACGCCCTCGGGCTGGCGGCCGAAGATTTCGAGAACGACCGCGTCGAGATCGAGGAGCTCTACAAGGGCTACCAGGAGCGCGAGGCTTCCAAGTCGACGATCGACGCCTTCTACGCCAGCGGCGAGATTGCTGCCGAACCGCCCGCCTTCTTTCCCAACGAATACGTCGTCTATCGCGACAGCGTCACGCAGGCGTCGGCGCTCGGGCGGTACGACGGCCCGAACAATCGCATCAAGCTTCTGCCGGCGATGAAGGAAGAGATCTGGGGCATCCGGCCCAAGAACAAGGAACAGCACTTCGCGCTCGACATCCTGCTCGACGATTCGGTCAAGCTGGTCACGCTTGCCGGCAAGGCGGGCACCGGCAAGACGCTGCTGGCGATCGCGGCGGGGCTGCGCAAGATCACCGACGAGGAAGTCTATTCCCGGATGCTGGTCTCGCGCCCGGTGCTCCCGATGGGCAAGGACATCGGCTTCCTCCCCGGCGACCTCGAAGAGAAGCTCAAGCCCTGGATGCAGCCCATCTTCGACAACGTCGAGTACCTGTTCGGTTCCAACAAGGACAAGCGGTCGCGCCAGGGGCAGGGCGGCCAGGCGCAGGGAATCCGCGGCTACCAGGAGCTGATCAACATGGGCATCCTCGAGATCGAGGCGCTCACCTACATCCGCGGCCGGTCGATCCCGAACCAGTTCATCATCATCGACGAGGCTCAGAACCTCACCCTGCACGAGGTCAAGACGATCCTGACCCGCGCGGGCGAGAACAGCAAGGTCGTCCTCACCGGCGACCCGTACCAGATCGACAATCCTTTTGTCGATTCGGCGAGCAACGGGCTGTCGTGCGCCGTCGAACGGTTCAAGGGCGAGCAGATGGCCGGCCACGTTCTCCTGGTCAAGGGCGAGCGCTCCCCGCTCGCCGAGCTGGCGGCCAACCTCCTGTGA
- the tolR gene encoding protein TolR: MGMGIGGGGDDHRRIPRAMSEINVTPLVDVMLVLLIIFMVTAPMLTQGVDVNLPQANAKALHAEEERLVVTVDANSRIFIGKQGVEFNRLSPVLKEVVSRRVDRQVYFRADRSVPYGFVVKVIAEIRNSGIEKLGMVTEPLER; this comes from the coding sequence ATGGGCATGGGCATAGGAGGAGGCGGCGACGACCATCGCCGGATCCCGAGGGCGATGTCCGAGATCAACGTGACGCCGCTCGTCGACGTCATGCTTGTTCTTCTCATCATCTTCATGGTCACGGCCCCCATGCTGACGCAGGGGGTCGATGTCAACCTGCCGCAGGCCAACGCCAAGGCGTTGCACGCGGAAGAAGAGCGGCTCGTCGTCACCGTCGACGCCAACAGCCGCATTTTCATCGGAAAGCAGGGGGTCGAGTTCAACCGGCTCAGTCCCGTGCTCAAGGAGGTCGTATCCCGACGCGTCGACCGCCAGGTCTATTTCCGGGCCGATCGCAGCGTGCCATACGGTTTCGTGGTCAAGGTGATCGCCGAGATACGGAACTCCGGGATCGAAAAACTTGGGATGGTCACAGAACCGCTCGAGCGTTAG
- a CDS encoding cell envelope integrity protein TolA: protein MVLLSVVLHFALAGLGAAWMKWGASPLLSLTPVTVVDLVGLVPAGPAAPAPAPAEEALPKPAEPPRGKKAAPKASAPKKAASPASPTAMATHDAKPDVHQVRDAVNALRARKTAEANAGKAIEEKRAQVELNEMLRKMRDRASHQVNLAAMGPVTGYGPVSGRKPDANSEELKYARALDERIRANWTQPVGDAKALVATVVIMIQRDGYVPSAGVEIIRRSGNFYFDESVKRAIMKASPLPSPPEALILGETHFQVSFNFYGSGGVY from the coding sequence ATGGTGCTGCTGTCGGTCGTGCTGCATTTTGCATTGGCCGGCCTCGGCGCCGCCTGGATGAAGTGGGGAGCGTCCCCGCTCCTCAGCCTCACGCCAGTTACGGTCGTCGATCTCGTCGGGCTCGTCCCTGCGGGTCCCGCGGCGCCCGCACCCGCGCCTGCCGAAGAGGCGCTTCCGAAGCCCGCCGAGCCTCCTCGCGGAAAGAAGGCCGCTCCGAAGGCATCCGCGCCGAAGAAAGCCGCATCGCCCGCCAGCCCCACCGCCATGGCGACGCACGACGCGAAGCCCGATGTGCACCAGGTCCGCGACGCGGTCAATGCGTTGCGCGCCCGGAAGACGGCCGAGGCGAATGCCGGGAAGGCGATCGAGGAAAAGCGGGCACAGGTGGAGCTCAACGAGATGCTCCGCAAGATGCGCGACCGGGCCTCCCACCAGGTCAACCTGGCCGCGATGGGGCCCGTCACGGGGTACGGGCCGGTCTCGGGCCGAAAGCCCGACGCCAATTCCGAGGAGCTCAAGTACGCGCGGGCGCTCGACGAGAGGATCCGGGCCAACTGGACGCAGCCGGTCGGCGACGCGAAGGCGCTGGTGGCCACCGTCGTCATCATGATTCAGCGCGATGGCTATGTTCCCTCGGCCGGCGTCGAGATCATCCGGAGGTCGGGCAACTTCTATTTCGACGAGTCGGTCAAGCGGGCGATCATGAAGGCGAGCCCGCTTCCCAGTCCTCCCGAAGCGCTGATTCTCGGCGAGACCCATTTTCAGGTGTCCTTCAACTTTTACGGTTCAGGAGGGGTCTATTGA